From the genome of Erythrobacter litoralis, one region includes:
- a CDS encoding class I adenylate-forming enzyme family protein yields the protein MTTILSHGNGKAVWVPETVPAILERAVRERPRDIALVSDECELTYAQYGDAVARLARRLSRHGSPGDTVAIILPNMAATAIAIFAAQSAGMVAATLNPDYTAAELAPMIEDSAPACAIVACDIHPRIAHLFAQATEILLVDGDAAILEDLGIGGEEAPAGPLPSPSPDDLAVLQFTGGSTGRPKGVELTHRAVATNVAQREAVLPTHFGDERILCFMPMFHSFAAAMCVNLAAYCAGKLVILPRYRPDWVVEAIGGHAITRLPAGPTVFNGLIRFGGLTREGVASLRCAYSGSAPLGIETLAQWDALTGVPIYEGYGQSEAGPILTYFGPGMNVKPGSVGPALPGTEVRIVDPENPARDLPTGEAGEIAARGPQVMRGYRSLASETRATLHGGWLHTGDIGMLDEDGHLTIADRKKDMVLISGYNVFPREVDEALLAHPAVAAAACVGVPDSYRGERLVAFVTPADDGEVDAEGLADWLAERLVRYKRPSEYRVLRSLPLTAAGKIDKQALKRAALETPAAADGEARHVA from the coding sequence ATGACGACGATCCTTTCGCATGGAAACGGCAAGGCGGTTTGGGTCCCCGAAACTGTTCCCGCAATCCTCGAACGGGCGGTGCGCGAGCGCCCGCGGGACATCGCGCTCGTCTCGGACGAATGCGAACTGACCTATGCGCAGTACGGCGATGCGGTCGCCCGGCTCGCGCGGCGCCTGTCACGGCATGGCAGCCCGGGCGACACCGTCGCGATCATCCTGCCCAACATGGCCGCCACCGCCATCGCGATCTTCGCTGCGCAGAGCGCCGGGATGGTCGCAGCCACGCTCAATCCCGATTACACCGCCGCCGAACTCGCCCCCATGATCGAGGACTCCGCGCCCGCCTGCGCGATCGTCGCCTGCGACATCCATCCGCGCATCGCCCATCTCTTCGCGCAGGCGACCGAAATCCTGCTGGTCGACGGCGATGCCGCGATCCTCGAGGATCTCGGTATCGGCGGGGAGGAGGCGCCGGCCGGTCCTCTCCCTTCGCCCTCGCCCGACGATCTTGCCGTGCTCCAGTTCACCGGCGGCAGCACCGGCCGGCCCAAGGGGGTGGAACTCACTCACCGCGCGGTCGCCACGAATGTCGCCCAGCGCGAAGCGGTCCTGCCGACGCATTTCGGCGACGAGCGCATTCTTTGCTTCATGCCGATGTTCCACAGCTTCGCGGCGGCGATGTGCGTCAACCTTGCCGCCTATTGCGCGGGCAAGCTCGTCATCCTGCCGCGCTATCGCCCGGACTGGGTGGTCGAGGCGATCGGTGGCCACGCGATCACGCGGCTGCCCGCGGGCCCAACCGTATTCAACGGGCTGATCCGTTTTGGCGGGCTCACCCGCGAAGGGGTGGCCAGCCTCAGATGCGCCTATTCGGGCTCGGCGCCGCTCGGTATCGAGACGCTCGCGCAATGGGACGCGCTGACGGGCGTGCCGATCTACGAAGGCTACGGCCAGAGCGAGGCGGGCCCGATCCTGACCTATTTCGGCCCTGGGATGAACGTGAAACCCGGCAGCGTCGGCCCGGCCCTTCCCGGCACCGAGGTGCGGATCGTCGATCCTGAAAATCCCGCGCGCGACCTACCGACGGGCGAAGCGGGAGAGATCGCCGCGCGCGGCCCACAGGTGATGCGCGGCTACCGTTCGCTCGCCAGCGAGACGCGCGCGACGCTGCACGGCGGCTGGCTGCACACCGGCGATATCGGCATGCTCGACGAGGACGGGCACCTCACCATCGCGGATCGCAAGAAGGACATGGTGCTGATTTCGGGCTACAATGTCTTCCCGCGTGAGGTTGACGAGGCGCTGCTCGCCCACCCGGCCGTTGCGGCTGCCGCCTGTGTCGGCGTGCCCGACAGCTATCGCGGCGAACGCCTCGTCGCTTTCGTCACCCCGGCGGACGACGGCGAAGTGGACGCAGAGGGCCTCGCCGACTGGCTTGCCGAACGCCTCGTACGCTACAAGCGGCCTTCCGAATACCGCGTGCTTCGGTCCCTGCCGCTCACCGCGGCGGGCAAGATCGACAAGCAGGCGCTGAAACGCGCCGCGCTCGAGACGCCTGCCGCAGCCGACGGGGAGGCACGCCATGTCGCTTGA
- a CDS encoding aromatic-ring-hydroxylating dioxygenase subunit beta: protein MTDEIRLFVEREARLLDQMRYEEWVALFLPDARYWVPVSLDQPSPEAGPSHFHDDIQVLMVRTHRLANPRAFGAEPSPRTVHIVSGVTWEEDGEDILATSSQIMLEYRNRGNFDDDLRLFGGQVTHRLRREGGELRIARKRIDLVNAEGAFNAMLAPL from the coding sequence ATGACCGACGAGATCCGCCTCTTCGTCGAGCGCGAGGCGCGCCTCCTTGACCAGATGCGCTACGAGGAATGGGTCGCCCTGTTCCTGCCCGATGCGCGTTACTGGGTGCCGGTCAGCCTCGACCAGCCGAGCCCGGAGGCCGGGCCGAGCCATTTTCACGACGACATCCAGGTTCTGATGGTGCGCACCCACCGGCTAGCCAATCCGCGCGCCTTCGGGGCCGAACCTTCCCCGCGCACTGTGCACATCGTCTCGGGCGTGACCTGGGAAGAGGACGGGGAGGATATCCTCGCGACCTCTTCGCAGATCATGCTCGAATACCGCAATCGCGGCAATTTCGACGATGACCTGCGCCTGTTCGGCGGGCAGGTGACCCATCGCCTGCGCCGCGAAGGCGGAGAGCTTCGCATCGCCCGCAAGCGGATCGACCTCGTCAATGCCGAGGGCGCCTTCAACGCGATGCTGGCGCCGCTGTGA
- a CDS encoding organic hydroperoxide resistance protein: MKAMYTAHATATGGRAGHVETNDGIVSFDLAMPPEMGGPGGGANPEQLFAAGYSACFHGALQFVAGQDKTDVSGSSVTGHVSIGENDAGPGFKLGVVLDIDVPALSQAEAEALAEKTHQVCPYSNATRGNIEVELNVTGGKA; encoded by the coding sequence ATGAAAGCAATGTACACCGCCCATGCCACCGCCACCGGCGGGCGCGCCGGCCATGTCGAGACGAACGACGGCATCGTCAGCTTCGACCTTGCCATGCCGCCCGAAATGGGCGGTCCCGGCGGCGGGGCGAACCCCGAACAGCTCTTCGCCGCCGGCTATTCCGCCTGCTTTCACGGGGCGCTGCAATTCGTTGCGGGGCAGGACAAGACCGACGTTTCGGGGTCGAGCGTGACCGGCCATGTCTCGATCGGCGAGAACGATGCAGGGCCCGGCTTCAAGCTCGGCGTGGTGCTCGACATCGACGTTCCCGCGCTCTCGCAGGCCGAGGCCGAGGCGCTCGCCGAAAAGACGCACCAGGTCTGTCCCTATTCGAACGCGACCAGGGGCAATATCGAAGTCGAACTCAACGTCACGGGAGGAAAGGCATGA
- a CDS encoding iron-sulfur cluster assembly protein, producing the protein MTLDDRIRIELDRVKDPCSVASGRPTGLVEMGLVLGWEIEDRTLRVTFCVTFPGCTMAPHFIEAAREALEQFDEFDRVETRVDTDHIWRRPAGLRTVEMEGEPQAWRKRAAGVSQR; encoded by the coding sequence GTGACGCTCGACGACAGGATCAGGATCGAACTCGACCGGGTAAAGGACCCGTGCAGCGTCGCCTCGGGCCGCCCGACGGGGTTGGTCGAGATGGGGCTGGTGCTGGGCTGGGAAATCGAGGACCGCACGCTCCGCGTCACGTTCTGCGTGACCTTCCCCGGATGCACCATGGCGCCGCACTTCATCGAGGCGGCGCGGGAGGCGCTCGAGCAATTCGACGAATTCGACCGGGTGGAAACGCGGGTCGACACCGATCACATCTGGCGCCGACCCGCCGGGCTCAGGACGGTCGAAATGGAGGGCGAGCCCCAGGCGTGGCGCAAGCGCGCGGCAGGCGTCAGTCAGCGCTGA
- a CDS encoding thiolase family protein, whose amino-acid sequence MAGKNEPIAHIVPGSGWSTPFVRWQGAFAELHSLEFAAWTAQRALARREIPLDALDFGVLGFTVPQKGSFYGLPFVTGTMGAAHIAGPSVMQACATSARCLALAAEEVASGRAGAALVLAADRVSNGPHIYYPSPGGPGGTGRAEDWVLDNFAGDPFARVAMVETAENVARKHGVTREEQDDVTLMRYHQYADAIAEDRAFHRRFMDLPFEAPDPRFRKVMGEIEGDAGVQPANEDKLRSLRPVIEGGTVTYGGQTHPADGNAGLVVADRERARELAPDARYDIALLGFGQARVEPAYMPEAPVPASRAALDAAGLSIGDIDAVKSHNPFAVNDIVFARETGFPLERMNNYGCSLVWGHPQGPTGLRAMIELIEELAARGGGRGLFQGCAAGDSAMAVVLEVTER is encoded by the coding sequence ATGGCCGGCAAGAACGAGCCCATCGCCCACATCGTACCGGGGAGCGGCTGGTCGACCCCCTTCGTGCGCTGGCAGGGCGCCTTTGCCGAACTGCACAGTCTCGAATTCGCCGCCTGGACGGCGCAGCGCGCTCTCGCAAGGAGGGAAATCCCGCTCGATGCGCTCGATTTCGGAGTGCTGGGCTTTACCGTCCCCCAGAAGGGTTCGTTTTACGGCCTGCCCTTCGTCACCGGCACGATGGGCGCGGCGCACATCGCCGGGCCGAGCGTGATGCAGGCCTGCGCGACTTCGGCCCGCTGCCTCGCCCTTGCCGCCGAAGAAGTCGCGAGCGGGCGGGCGGGCGCAGCGCTGGTCCTTGCAGCCGACCGGGTCTCGAACGGGCCGCATATCTATTATCCCAGCCCCGGCGGACCCGGCGGCACGGGACGCGCGGAGGACTGGGTGCTCGACAATTTCGCCGGAGACCCCTTCGCGCGGGTGGCGATGGTGGAAACGGCGGAGAATGTCGCAAGGAAGCACGGCGTCACCCGCGAGGAGCAGGACGACGTTACGCTGATGCGCTATCACCAATATGCCGATGCCATCGCCGAAGACCGCGCCTTTCACCGCCGCTTCATGGACCTGCCGTTCGAAGCGCCCGATCCGCGCTTTCGCAAGGTCATGGGCGAGATCGAGGGCGATGCGGGCGTGCAGCCGGCGAACGAGGACAAGCTGCGCTCGCTCAGGCCCGTGATCGAGGGCGGAACCGTGACCTATGGCGGCCAGACCCATCCGGCGGACGGGAATGCCGGGCTTGTCGTCGCCGACCGCGAACGGGCGCGCGAACTCGCCCCGGACGCGCGATACGACATCGCGCTCCTCGGCTTCGGCCAGGCCCGGGTCGAACCCGCCTACATGCCCGAGGCCCCCGTCCCCGCAAGCCGCGCCGCGCTCGATGCCGCCGGCCTCTCCATCGGGGACATCGACGCGGTCAAGTCGCACAATCCCTTTGCCGTCAACGACATAGTCTTCGCGCGCGAGACCGGTTTCCCGCTGGAACGCATGAACAATTACGGCTGTTCGCTGGTCTGGGGCCACCCGCAGGGCCCGACGGGTCTTCGCGCGATGATCGAACTGATCGAGGAGCTTGCCGCGCGCGGCGGCGGGCGCGGGCTGTTCCAGGGCTGCGCGGCGGGCGACAGCGCGATGGCGGTTGTGCTGGAGGTGACGGAGCGATGA
- a CDS encoding alpha/beta hydrolase — protein sequence MSLDQVAPIRAALMARRAAPAPPVDARRAGFEAQMADVPLPPDFTATRVQLSEHCSALLCGVEDASKERVLLWLHGGAFILGSSESYQPMAARLSRAAGAQVLVPDYRLAPEHRFPAPGEDTLAALDWLEAQGHTVETTAIGGDSAGANLALGAIQRRMAERGASPVHAAWLVSPYLDLTHSGASIAARAARDPFVDPAGMPETAQRYLGEHDPADPAASPLFGSFEGFPPTLIQVGSDEVLFEDAARARGAIEATGGTCVFQEWAGMVHVWPLFAHQVDEGGWAIEQGGAFLRSQAPENGG from the coding sequence ATGTCGCTTGATCAGGTTGCACCGATCCGCGCGGCGCTGATGGCGCGGCGTGCTGCGCCTGCCCCGCCGGTCGATGCCCGCCGGGCCGGGTTCGAGGCGCAGATGGCCGATGTCCCGCTGCCGCCTGATTTCACCGCCACGCGGGTCCAGCTGAGCGAGCATTGCAGCGCGCTGTTGTGCGGCGTCGAAGACGCGAGCAAGGAGCGGGTGCTGCTCTGGCTGCATGGCGGGGCGTTCATCCTCGGTTCGTCCGAAAGCTACCAGCCGATGGCCGCCCGCCTGTCGCGCGCCGCCGGGGCGCAGGTGCTGGTGCCCGATTATCGCCTCGCGCCCGAACATCGTTTTCCAGCGCCGGGCGAGGATACTCTGGCCGCGCTCGACTGGCTCGAAGCGCAGGGTCACACGGTTGAGACCACCGCGATCGGCGGCGACAGCGCGGGAGCCAATCTCGCGCTTGGTGCGATCCAGCGGCGCATGGCGGAGCGGGGAGCCAGCCCGGTGCATGCGGCATGGCTGGTCTCGCCCTATCTCGACCTCACCCATTCGGGCGCATCGATCGCGGCGCGCGCGGCCCGCGATCCCTTCGTCGATCCCGCCGGAATGCCCGAGACCGCGCAGCGCTATCTCGGCGAACACGATCCGGCAGATCCCGCGGCATCGCCGTTGTTCGGCAGCTTTGAAGGCTTCCCCCCGACACTGATCCAGGTCGGGTCGGACGAGGTCCTGTTCGAAGACGCCGCGCGCGCGCGCGGCGCAATCGAGGCGACGGGCGGGACATGCGTCTTCCAGGAATGGGCCGGCATGGTCCATGTCTGGCCGCTCTTCGCGCACCAGGTCGACGAAGGCGGCTGGGCGATCGAGCAGGGCGGGGCCTTCCTCCGCTCGCAGGCGCCCGAAAACGGCGGCTGA
- a CDS encoding LysR family transcriptional regulator — translation MELRQIRHFLEIVRCSSFGQAAERLHVTQPALSKSIRNLEHSLGVKLLERHPNGVVPTDYGELFLEYASLIAAEIDRAKAEIEQMKGTGRGVVRVGAGATILQYLIPQAVRAFMAQGTDSAVTFRQGLRDELIACLRRGEVDIIVGAIAPSGAEEDDEFRRERVLRDTIVVVASETHPLAHAQSVSIADIAGYRWVLPEGTENERDRLARVLRSEGFEQPDCVITTPSSNFMSTMLQGSDYLSYLPEALLNGEGNYAHLKRIAIERPIWDPVDVGVIYRRRGIMLRPVRRFINRLVEAGATIEQEMGTAEARA, via the coding sequence ATGGAACTGCGCCAGATACGCCATTTCCTCGAAATCGTGCGCTGTTCGAGTTTCGGCCAGGCGGCCGAACGCCTGCACGTCACCCAGCCGGCCCTGTCCAAGAGCATCCGCAATCTCGAACATTCGCTCGGGGTGAAGCTGCTCGAACGCCATCCCAATGGCGTCGTCCCGACCGATTACGGCGAATTGTTCCTCGAATACGCATCGCTCATCGCTGCCGAGATCGACCGCGCCAAGGCCGAGATCGAACAGATGAAGGGGACCGGGCGCGGCGTCGTGCGGGTCGGCGCAGGGGCGACGATCCTGCAATATCTCATCCCGCAGGCGGTGCGTGCCTTCATGGCGCAGGGCACGGATTCTGCGGTCACGTTCCGCCAGGGCCTGCGCGACGAACTCATCGCCTGCCTCAGGCGCGGCGAGGTCGATATCATCGTCGGCGCGATCGCCCCGTCTGGCGCCGAGGAGGACGACGAATTCCGCCGCGAACGGGTGCTTCGCGACACGATCGTGGTCGTCGCCAGCGAAACCCACCCACTTGCCCACGCGCAAAGCGTGAGCATCGCCGACATCGCCGGCTATCGCTGGGTCCTGCCCGAGGGGACCGAGAACGAGCGCGACCGGCTCGCCCGCGTGCTCCGCTCCGAAGGGTTCGAACAGCCCGATTGCGTCATCACGACGCCATCGTCCAACTTCATGTCGACCATGCTGCAGGGCAGCGACTATCTCAGCTACCTGCCCGAGGCGCTGCTGAATGGCGAAGGCAATTACGCCCATCTCAAACGCATCGCGATCGAGCGGCCGATCTGGGATCCGGTGGATGTCGGAGTGATCTATCGCCGCCGCGGCATCATGCTGCGGCCGGTGCGGCGCTTCATCAACCGCCTGGTCGAAGCCGGCGCGACGATCGAGCAGGAGATGGGGACGGCCGAAGCGCGAGCCTAA
- a CDS encoding nuclear transport factor 2 family protein, producing MSTGYASALAAEHDAPPMRPLTDKDHPNAHMLYAAHKAFQNGDLDGLFAHIAEDAVWHMPGDNALAGSYKGHAEIMRNFGMLQEAVDAYWAHPLDYYGSDDHVTLIAEVHARKGDRELHTKEAMTWRVEDGQLKECWHLCLEPEKWDAFFSAD from the coding sequence ATGAGCACTGGTTACGCATCCGCGCTTGCCGCGGAACACGACGCGCCGCCGATGCGGCCGCTGACCGACAAGGACCACCCCAACGCCCACATGCTCTACGCCGCGCACAAGGCGTTCCAGAACGGCGATCTCGACGGTCTTTTCGCGCATATCGCCGAGGACGCGGTGTGGCACATGCCGGGCGATAACGCGCTCGCCGGGTCATACAAGGGTCATGCCGAGATCATGCGCAATTTCGGGATGCTGCAGGAGGCGGTCGATGCCTATTGGGCGCATCCGCTCGACTATTACGGCAGCGATGATCACGTCACGCTGATCGCCGAGGTCCATGCGCGCAAGGGCGACCGGGAACTCCATACGAAGGAGGCGATGACGTGGCGGGTCGAGGACGGCCAGCTCAAGGAATGCTGGCACCTGTGCCTCGAACCCGAAAAGTGGGACGCCTTCTTCAGCGCTGACTGA
- a CDS encoding amidohydrolase family protein produces MPATLEGLELIPDDVFVIDAVVHALNLSPDNVASKYGEQLHLMSYGLHTAMSPPDRICRQDVYMVDMDPHVLARTMLEESRTDLFGTHTLRLDTWFKDGFAAEWKTLELCRSYPERCLGYIGLDPTQDKAQVLDDLDRQHEDLPSAIGVKLYPHQMDPYRRWLANDDTVLALIERAQERGLRTIAIHKALPNGSVPLAPYRIGEDFEQAADSFPGMNFEIIHSGMAFVEETAMAIGRFPNVYANLETTTALLWQAPGRFEAALALMMQWGGIEKLLWSTGCTVIHPQHVLELFWNFRFSEEVMSRHGIPQLDDTMKRMILGGNYARAMGLDIAAYRAAQAKDAFAGKRAEGIKPAWSIWQGEAQGVAA; encoded by the coding sequence ATGCCAGCCACTCTAGAGGGCCTCGAGCTGATCCCGGACGACGTGTTCGTGATCGACGCAGTGGTCCACGCGCTCAACCTGTCGCCCGACAATGTCGCGTCGAAATACGGCGAGCAGCTGCACCTCATGTCATACGGGCTCCACACCGCGATGAGCCCGCCCGACCGGATCTGCCGGCAGGACGTCTACATGGTCGACATGGACCCGCACGTCCTTGCCCGCACCATGCTGGAGGAAAGCCGCACCGACCTGTTCGGGACGCATACCCTGCGGCTCGACACCTGGTTCAAGGACGGTTTCGCAGCGGAATGGAAGACGCTGGAGCTGTGCCGCTCCTATCCCGAACGCTGCCTCGGCTATATCGGGCTCGACCCGACGCAGGATAAGGCGCAGGTGCTCGATGATCTCGACCGCCAGCACGAGGACCTGCCGAGCGCAATCGGGGTCAAGCTCTACCCGCACCAGATGGACCCCTATCGCCGCTGGCTCGCCAATGACGATACGGTCCTTGCCCTCATCGAACGCGCGCAGGAGCGCGGGCTCAGGACAATCGCGATCCACAAGGCCCTGCCCAATGGCTCGGTCCCGCTCGCGCCCTACCGGATCGGCGAGGATTTCGAGCAGGCCGCCGACAGTTTCCCGGGCATGAACTTCGAGATCATCCATTCGGGCATGGCCTTCGTCGAGGAGACGGCGATGGCGATCGGGCGGTTTCCCAATGTCTACGCCAATCTGGAAACGACGACCGCGCTGCTATGGCAGGCGCCCGGCCGGTTCGAGGCGGCGCTGGCGCTGATGATGCAATGGGGCGGGATCGAGAAACTGCTGTGGTCGACGGGCTGCACCGTGATCCATCCTCAGCACGTGCTGGAGCTGTTCTGGAATTTCCGTTTCAGCGAGGAGGTCATGAGCCGCCATGGCATCCCGCAATTGGACGACACGATGAAGCGCATGATCCTGGGTGGCAATTACGCGCGCGCCATGGGGCTCGACATCGCCGCCTATCGTGCGGCCCAAGCGAAAGACGCCTTCGCAGGCAAACGCGCGGAGGGCATCAAGCCCGCCTGGTCGATCTGGCAGGGAGAAGCTCAAGGAGTGGCAGCGTGA
- a CDS encoding aromatic ring-hydroxylating oxygenase subunit alpha, translated as MATQLREPDRLSPADLVREDAVHRSVYTDPAIFDLEMERIFGRAWLYLGHRSEFKEAGDYVVRHMGKQAVILTLGKDGDVRAIFNRCTHRGATLCAFDKGSAPHGHQCPYHGWMFNADGSVRFVPYDKGYGERLDKGEMGIEQVRIEEYRGFLFGNLMGDAAPPLEHFLGHMKTSIDDLVDRSPTGELECGPYVLRHYYRANWKMTFENLNDTVHPGFAHAASVVSAKAVANEVGGPENIVPTIGMMMANGKPIQFFQDIDMVTAPGGHSYIGGHMGADYTPDTSDAYTASLIDYHGAEKAKEVLSVDRHLMLLYPSSFWHARYQTLRIMRPVRHDLTEMIGFVFRLNGAPEETYRNAIEYCTGANSAASPVISDDLEIYERCLLGNGFGEREWIPTSRGMDEDRERTNSHDRMPATSEGFIRNQFRAWADYMGQA; from the coding sequence ATGGCAACTCAGCTGCGTGAACCCGACCGGCTTTCGCCCGCCGACCTCGTGCGCGAGGATGCGGTGCACCGTTCGGTCTACACCGACCCGGCGATCTTCGACCTCGAGATGGAGCGCATCTTCGGCCGCGCCTGGCTCTATCTCGGCCATCGCAGCGAGTTCAAGGAGGCCGGCGACTACGTCGTGCGGCACATGGGCAAGCAGGCGGTGATCCTGACGCTGGGCAAGGATGGCGACGTCCGCGCGATCTTCAATCGCTGCACCCATCGCGGCGCGACCCTGTGCGCCTTCGACAAGGGGTCCGCCCCGCACGGACACCAGTGCCCCTATCACGGCTGGATGTTCAACGCCGACGGATCGGTGCGCTTCGTCCCCTACGACAAGGGCTATGGCGAGCGGCTCGACAAGGGGGAAATGGGCATCGAGCAGGTCCGGATCGAGGAATATCGCGGCTTCCTGTTCGGCAACCTCATGGGCGATGCCGCGCCTCCGCTCGAGCATTTCCTCGGCCACATGAAGACCTCGATCGACGATCTCGTCGATCGTTCGCCCACGGGCGAGCTCGAATGCGGACCCTACGTGCTGCGCCACTATTACCGCGCCAACTGGAAGATGACCTTCGAGAACCTGAACGACACGGTCCATCCCGGCTTCGCCCACGCCGCCTCGGTCGTATCGGCCAAGGCGGTCGCGAACGAGGTCGGCGGGCCGGAAAACATTGTGCCGACCATCGGCATGATGATGGCTAACGGCAAGCCGATCCAGTTCTTCCAGGATATCGACATGGTGACGGCGCCAGGCGGGCACAGCTATATCGGCGGCCACATGGGGGCGGACTACACGCCTGACACCTCGGACGCCTACACGGCATCGCTGATCGACTATCACGGCGCGGAAAAGGCGAAGGAGGTGCTCTCGGTCGATCGCCACCTCATGCTGCTCTACCCGTCGAGCTTCTGGCACGCGCGCTACCAGACGCTGCGCATCATGCGTCCCGTGCGGCACGACCTGACCGAGATGATCGGCTTCGTCTTCCGCCTGAACGGCGCGCCGGAGGAGACCTATCGCAACGCGATCGAATATTGCACCGGGGCGAACAGCGCGGCCTCTCCCGTGATCTCGGACGATCTGGAAATCTACGAGCGGTGCCTGCTCGGCAATGGCTTTGGCGAGCGTGAGTGGATCCCGACGAGCCGCGGAATGGACGAGGACCGTGAGCGGACCAACAGCCACGACCGGATGCCCGCGACTTCCGAAGGCTTCATCCGCAACCAGTTCCGCGCCTGGGCCGATTACATGGGGCAGGCATGA
- a CDS encoding SDR family oxidoreductase produces the protein MRILVIGGTGNVGGRTVARLRESGHEAVPAARNPGPGPGGLALDLGTIGDRTHDFEGFDAAFLITPLGPEETEIGLAAVKALRDAGVGRIVYLGIHNLEAMRAIPHFETKVPIKQAVFDRASDCVLEANFFFQNDLMALPAMTGAGIYPLPVGTTGVWSVDAADIARAAARALTLPDWAGRAVPVCGPERLTGPAIAADWGAALGREVAYGGDDVEPFVGQMRGVIPGMTDWMAEDMAIMMKVTQEMGCPATPDDLAASENVVGAPLTTHRAFVHRTLEETTP, from the coding sequence ATGCGGATCCTCGTCATCGGCGGAACCGGGAATGTCGGCGGGCGGACCGTGGCGCGGCTGCGTGAGAGCGGGCACGAGGCAGTGCCCGCCGCCCGTAACCCGGGCCCGGGCCCGGGCGGGCTTGCGCTCGATCTCGGCACGATCGGGGATCGGACGCACGATTTCGAAGGGTTCGACGCCGCTTTCCTGATCACCCCGCTCGGGCCGGAGGAAACCGAGATCGGCCTTGCCGCGGTCAAGGCGCTGCGCGATGCGGGCGTTGGCCGGATCGTCTATCTCGGCATCCACAATCTCGAGGCGATGCGCGCGATCCCCCATTTCGAGACCAAGGTGCCGATCAAGCAGGCCGTGTTCGACCGGGCGAGCGATTGCGTGCTCGAGGCCAATTTCTTCTTCCAGAACGACCTCATGGCGCTGCCGGCGATGACCGGGGCCGGAATCTACCCGCTGCCGGTCGGGACGACGGGCGTGTGGAGCGTCGATGCCGCCGACATCGCCCGCGCGGCGGCGCGCGCGCTGACCCTGCCCGACTGGGCGGGCCGCGCCGTGCCAGTGTGCGGGCCCGAACGCCTCACCGGCCCCGCGATCGCCGCCGACTGGGGCGCCGCGCTCGGCCGCGAGGTCGCCTATGGCGGCGATGATGTCGAACCCTTCGTCGGGCAGATGCGCGGCGTGATACCCGGCATGACCGACTGGATGGCTGAGGACATGGCGATCATGATGAAGGTCACGCAGGAAATGGGCTGCCCCGCCACCCCCGACGATCTCGCCGCGAGCGAGAACGTCGTCGGCGCGCCGCTCACGACCCACCGCGCATTCGTTCACCGCACACTCGAGGAGACCACCCCATGA